In Sphingomonas profundi, the sequence GCTCTCCGCCAGGAACCTGGCCTCGGCCGGCGAGGGATCCTTCGGCGCGTCGAAGCTGTGCCAGAACGGCACGTCGGTCAGGTGGATGCCGGCCACGTGTCGCGCATGGCTGCGCGCGAGCAGCTCCACCACCGTCGAGCCCCAGTCGCCGCCATGGGCGCCGTAGCGGTCGTAGCCGAGCGTCGACATCAGCCCGGCGAACAGATCGCCGAAGCGGAAGGTGCCGCCGGCCTCCGCCAGCGGATCGGACCAGCCGTAGCCGGGCAGGCTCGGCGCGACGACGTGGAACGCATCGGCCGGGTCGCCGCCGTGCGCGCCGGGGTCGGTCAGCAGCGGGATGATCTTCTCGAACCGCCAGATGCTGTCGGGATAGCCGTGCACCAGCAGCAGCGGCAGCGGCGCGGGGCCGATGCCGCGCTGGTGGATGCAGTGCAGCCGGGTGCCGTCAATCTCCCCGCGCACCTGGTCGAAGCGGTTCAGCGCCGCCTCCCGGGCGCGCCAGTCGAAGCGGTCGCGCCAGTGCGCCACCAGCGCCTGCGCATAGTCCGGCGGCGTGCCGTCGTCCCACCGCGCGAAGCCGGTGTCGCCGGCGGGGCGCGTGCGGGCCAGCCGCTCTTGCAGGTCGCGCAGGGTCTCGTCGGGCACGGCGATGGTGAATGGCGTCACCACATCCTCCAGGATTGATCGCGACAGTCTCCGGCGGGAACCGACGGAGCGGCCATTATATCCGGACGGGGTCTCTCAACGGCGCTTGCGCGGGGTGTTCAGGGCAGCGGCCGATCGGATCAGCGCTCTGAACGCCTCGTCGTCCACCTCCACGCCCTCGGCGAAATCGATCGCTCTGCGGGTATTGCCCTCAAGGCTGGCGTTGAACAGGCCCGCCGGGTCGGCCACGGCGGCACCCTTCATGAAGGTCAGCTTCACGACCTTCCCGTAGGTCTCGCCGGTGCAGATGATGCCGTCGCGCGACCATATGGGCACGCCGCGCCACTTCCACTCCTCGATCACCGCCGGCTCCGCCTGCCGGATCAGCGCGCGCAGCCGGGCGAGCATGTCGCCGCGCCAGTCGCCCAGTTCGGCGATCCGCCGGTCGATCAGCTCGGCCGGCGTCAGGTCCGCCTCAGTGCTCACGATGAAGCCGCCGCACGATCCCGCGCCACGGCGATGATCTCCGGCCGATATTCGAAGTGGAAACTGTCGAAATGCGCCCACTTGCCGCCCCAGATGAAGCCGTGCCGCTCGAAGACGGCGACGATCGCCGGCGGGATCGTCCGCCCGGGCACGCCGCTGCGCGACCATCGCCAATAGTCGCCGTAGCGGCTGGCAAGGTCGATCGCCGCGCCGTAGCCGTGCATCGATCGCGCCTCGGTGCCGGCGATCGCGCGGCAGGCATAGCTGCCCGATGTCGGCCAGAGATAGCGTGCGTAAGCGGGGCCTAGCGCCTCCAGGTCACGCGCCGCCGCCTCCAGCGCCGCCGCCGCGCCGTTGATCCGGGTGAAGCGCAGCGATCGCCCGCCCACCCAGCGCACGGGCACCAGGTGCGGCTCCACCTCGCCCTTCGCGCAGTCGCCGTACATGCGCGTGAACAGCGCCGCCGGCCGCGCGCGGCCCGGATCGCCGGCGGGTGCGGTCGCCGGCCCCAGCGGATAGGGCCAGGCGAAGATGTCGCGCACGGTGGGCGCGTCGACGATCCGCTGCGCCGCGCGCGCCGGATCTGCCCGCCCGATCGGTGTCGGCGGGCCGGCGCGCCACAGCAGCGAGGTGCCGTCGTGGCCGCGCAGATGATCCGGATAGGCGGAGACGAGCCGGTCGAGTTCCCGAGCAACCGTCTCGCCCGATCGCTCCGCCGGCGGCGCCACCGCGATCGCCGGCGGCGTGCCGGGCCGCGTGGCGCGCGCATACAGCGTCGCGGCGGCGTTCAGCAGCACGCCCAGGCTAATGGCCAGCGGCACGCTCCTTCTCCTCGGCCTGCATCAGCAGCACGTTCTTCTGCTCGATCGCGCTCAGCGTGATCGGCGCGGCGGGCTTCGGCCTGTACCAGGGGAAGCGGCTGAAATAACGCTCAAGATCCGGCGAGGTGAAGATCCGGCCGTGCCGGGCGTAGATCTCGTTCCGGGCGATGCGCAGTTCGCCGGGGGAGAGCTTCGCCAGTTCCGCGCGGGACAATGCGCGCGTCGAGCTTTCCGGCAGCAGCACGCGCGGCACGATCGCACTGCCCGCGGCCGGGGCGATCGTGTCGGCGGAGGCGACCTCCGCCGGGCGGGCCGCGGCCTTGCCGATCCGGGCGAGGTTCTGCTCGGCCAGCGATGCGAACCGCCCGTTCGGGAACTGCCGGCGATATTCCTCGAAGGCCTCGCGGCTGTTGGCCGATACCGCGCCCTGCCACGTCAGCGCATCCAGCGTCGCGGCATCCACCGTCGGCGCGGGCGCCGGCGCGGCGGCGGCCGTCGCCGGTCCGCCGCCGGCGGCGGTGCGCGGCACCAGATAGACGGGCGTGCCGGTGATGCTGGCGCTGATGAACGGCCGCTGCTCGCCATTGGTCGATTTCAGCACGTCGTCGCGCACCGCGCCGCCCAACAGCTGGATCGGCAGGTCCGGCTGCACCATCCGCCGCGCCAGCGAGACGGCGAAGGGCGAGTTGCCGCCGGTGCCGTCGCTGGCGGTCTGCCCGGGCGCCGCCGCGTAGATGACGAGCACGTCGTCCACGTCCACCCCGCCCAGGCCGCGCGCCACCGCGCGCGTGCCGCTGCGCCAGGATCGCCCGAACGGGTTGTTGCGGCACGCATCCAGGATCACCATCCGCACCTGCGCGCCGGAAATCGCCTCCATCACGCGATCCAGGTCGATCGCCTCGTAAGCGAGGTCCAGTCCGGAGTTGAGCTTGGCGTCGACCGGGATCAGCCAGTTCTTGCCCGATCCCTCGATGCCGTGGCCGGCATAATAGACCATCGCCACCTCCGCCCCCTCGGCCCGACCGCGAAAGTCGCGCAGCGCGCGCTGGAAATCCGCGAGCGAGAGGTTGGCGGCGAGCGTAACCGACTGGAAACCGGCCTTGCGCGCCGCCTCCGCCACGATCCGCGCGTCGTTGGGCGGGTTGCCGAGCTGGCCGGCATTCGCATAGGCCGCGTTCGAGATCACCAGCGCCACCTTGCCGCCCGCCGCACAGGCGGCGGACGCGGTGAGCAGCAAGGTAACGAAGAGGAACAGCCGCTGGATCATCTCGCCTCCTCCGCATCGCGCCGGATCGGCGGCTGGGTAGCAGCGACAGTGCTCTGGCGAAAGGCGGCGCGGCGTGCGCCGGGTAGTTGCTGCGGTGCGGCGGAACCGCGCGGCGTGACTTGAACCGTTAACCGGCTCGCCGCTAGCACCGCGCGATGGCATCGGATCGGGGACAGCGATGATCGAGGGCGCGGCACTTCTCTACAGCCTCACGACGGCCTTCGTTCTGACGAGCGCGGAGCGGAACCGCAAGGCGGCCCGCCCCCACGCCCGCAGGATCGTCTATGCCGGCTGGATGCTGATGGGCGCATCCTTCACCGGCGCCGGCCTGCTCGGCATCACGGCGATCCGGCACGCCCTGGTCTGAGCGCCGGATCGCCGCACCATCGGCTCAGCGCACCGCGCCGCGACGAACGAGGTTGACGATCGCGAGCAGCACGACCGCGCCGAGGAACGAAACCAGCAGCGACCGGATGTCGAACGCACCGCTGGTGATCGGCGCCCCGCCGAGGATCGGCGTCAGGATGAAGCCAGCCAGCAGCGCGCCAACCACGCCGACCACGACGTTGAGGAAGATGCCTTGCTGCGCGTCCGTGCGCATGACGATGCTGGCGAGCCAGCCGAGGATGCCGCCAACGATCAGCATGAGGATGATGCCCATGGGTCTCTCCTGGTAAGGATGCGGGAGCATGTCGTCTCGCATCTTCAAAGACTCACAGGCGGCGGATTAGGTTCCGGGCGCGAAACGGCACGTCGCGGGCACCGATGGCGGCACCCGCGACGCGCTTTACGCCAAGCAACGATACACAAGCTCGCGGCCGCCCCCACCCGAACGACGCGGCGGGGGCGGCCCTGGATCAGGTCTTAGCGGAGCAGGCTGAGCACGCCCTGCTGGCTCTGATTGGCCTGGGCCAGCATCGCGGTGGCCGCCTGGCTCAGGATCTGCGACTTGGCGAGCGCGGTCGTCTCGACCGAAAAGTCTGCGTCCTCGATGCGCGAGCGGGCGTCGGTCAGGTTCGTCGAGGTGGAGGTCAGGTTGTCGACCGTCGCGTCGAGGCGGTTCTGCACGGCGCCCAGGTTCGCGCGGCCGGCCGTCACCTGCGTCAGCGCGCGGTCCACCACGGCAAGCGCGGCGGTGGCGTTGGCGGCGGTGGAGAAATCGACCTCGTTGATGTCGGACGGCGCGGCGGCGGCGGCGGCCTTGGCGTTGTCGAGCGCTGTCTTGTTGGTGGCGTTCGGCGTGGTGTTGTAGGTCGCCTGCGCCGTCGTAACGTTCGAGGTGGTCGTCGGGATGGCCGCGCGGCTGCGATCCGCGCCGATATCGGTCGTCTTCAGCGAGATGGACGACATCGAGACGGTCTCGTTCGCCTTCACGCCGGTCTGGAGCGAGAAGGTGGCGTCGGCGGTGAGGCCGGTCGTGGCGTTCGCGGTGCCGCCGTTGACGATCGCGATGTTGTTGAAGGTCGTGCGGCTGGCGATGTTGCCGATCTGGTCCTTCAGCTGGGAAACCTCGATCTGCAGGTTGGCGCGGTCGCCGTCGGAGATGGTGCCGTTGGCCGACTGCACGCCCAGCTCGCGCATCCGCTGCAGGATGTTGGTCACGTCGCCCATCGCGCTCTCCGCCGTCTGCGCCAGCGAGATGCCGTCGTTCGCGTTGCGGATGGCGACCGTCAGGCCGCGGATGTCGGAGGTCATGCGCGTTGCCACGGCGAGGCCGGCGGCGTCGTCCTTGGCGGAGTTGATGCGCTTGCCGGACGACAGGCGCTCCATCGCCTGGCTCATGTCCATGCTGGCGTTGCGCGAGGCGTTCTGTGCGCGGAGAGCGGCGGAATTGGTGTTGATGACGGTCACTGGTCTGGTTCCCTTCCGGCGGACTTGGTTGCGCGGACAGTCCGCAGCAGTCACGCTCTGGGTAACGGCGAACGCGCCCCCGCCTTTAGCGGGGCAGACGATGATCCCCTCGCGCCGATGACGCCGGGGCGGCCTCAGCCCTTCACCGCCGGCCGGCCGATATAGTCCATCTTGCCCAGCGCCACGCCGCGCGACCGCAGGATGCCGTAGGCGGTGGTCGCGTGGAAGTAGAAGTTGGGCATGGAAAAGGAGAGCAGGAAGCCCGCGCCGGTAAAGTCCAGCCGTCGCGGCCCGGCCTCGAAGCGCATGTCGCGCTCCGCCAGCGCGTCCACCGCCGCCGGGTCCAGCGCCGCCAACGTTACGATCGTCTCCTCGATCAGCCGGCGCAGGCCGGCGAAGTCGGCGGGCGGAGTGGTCCTGTCCGGCGTGAACAGCCCGGCTTCGACGCCGCGGATCGCGCCGATCGAGTGGACCGCCGTCGATTTCACCTGATAGGCGAAGGGCAGCATGTCCTCGTGCAGGCGCGCCTCCACGATCTCGTCCGGGGCGATCCCGCGCTCGCCGCAGAACGCCTCGGCCTTGTCGATCAGACGTCCCACCTGCGTCAGCAGCTGGCGAAACTGCGGCACGGTGGCGGTGTAGAGCGAAACGGTCATGGTCTCTCCTCGGGATGGGGCGGGCGCCGCCGGATCAGCGCGCTGCGCAGGCACTGGCAGACGATCTCGTCGCGCTGGTTGGTCAGGTGGTGGGCGAAGGTGACGATCCCGGCATCGGGGCGCGACCGGCTCTCGCGCAGCTCCGTCACCTCGCTGCCGGCGCGCATGGTGTCGCCGATGAACACCGGCTTCGGCATCACCAGCCGGTCATAGCCGAGATTGGCGACGAGCGTGCCGAGCGTCGTATCGCCTACCGACAACCCAACCATCAGCGCGAAGGTGAAGGTGCCGTTGACGAGGATGCGGCCGAACTCGCTCGCCTTCGCCGCCTCCGCATCCAGGTGCAGCGGCTGCGGATTGTGCGTCATCGTCGAGAAGAGCAGGTTGTCCGTCTCGGTCACGGTGCGGCGGATCTCGTGGACGATCCCGTCGCCCACATGCCATTCCTCGAAGAAGCGCCCCGCCATCAGCCGTCCGCCGGCGCGATGCGGACCAGCAGGGTGCCCTCCGCCACCTGCCCGCCCTCGCGCGCCTTCAGTTCGGCGACAATGCCGTTGAACGGGGCGACCAGCGCCTGTTCCATCTTCATCGCCTCCAGCACCACCAGCCGCTCGCCCTTCGCCACCGTCGCGCCGTCGGCCACCAGCACCGTCACGATCCGCCCGGGCATCGGCGCCACGATCGCCCCGTCGGACGCGGCCGCGCCGCCGGCGACATCGTCCGCGCGCGGCGGCCCGAACGCCCACGCCTCGCCGGCGGAGAACAGCACCCGGCCCTCGTCGGTCGCGATCGCGCGGGCGGCGGGCGCATCGGCGTCGAGATCGACCAGATGCGGCTGCCCGGCGATCTCCAGCGCGATCCGCCGCTCGGCCGGGGCGTTGGCGCGGAAGCCGGTCAGGTCGGTCCACGGATCGCCGCTGCGCGCCGGCACCAGAGCCGCCGCCGCCGCCGCGCACACCGCCGCCGACGGATCGGCCGCCGGCACCAGCGCGGCCAGGTGCCGCTCGATGAAGCCGGTGTCCACGTGCCCGGCGACGAAGTCGGGGTGCGCCGCCGCGCGGGCGAGGAAGGCGGCGTTGGTCCGCACCGGCCACACCTCCACCTTCGCCGCCGCCCGCGCCAGCCGGGCCGCGGCCGCGGCGCGCGTCTCGGCCTGCACGATCAGCTTGGCGATCATCGGATCGTAGAAGGGCGTCACCTCGCCCCCCTCCTCCACGCCGCTGTCCACGCGGATGCCGCGCGGCAGCCGCAGCCGCTCCAGCGGTCCGGTCGAGGGCAGGAAGCCCGTCGCCGGGTTCTCGGCATAGAGCCGCGCCTCCATCGCCCAGCCGCGGATGCGCAGATCCTCCTGCCGCCTGGGCAGCGGCTCGCCGGAAGCGACGCGCAGCTGCCACTCGACCAGATCCTGCCCGGTGATCGCCTCCGTCACCGGATGCTCCACCTGCAGCCGCGTGTTCATCTCCATGAACCAGATGCGGTCGGCCCGCAGCCCGGCCGATCCGTCGGCGATGAACTCGATCGTGCCCGCGCCGACATAGTCGACGGCCCGCGCCGCCTTCACCGCCGCCGCGCAGATGCTGGCGCGGGTCGCCTCGTCCATGCCCGGCGCGGGCGCCTCCTCGATCACCTTCTGGTGGCGACGCTGGAGCGAGCAGTCTCGCTCGAACAGGTGGACGACGTTGCCGTGGGTGTCGCCGAACACCTGCACCTCGATGTGGCGGGGGCTCAGGATGTACTTCTCGATCAGCACGCGATCGTCGCCGAAGGACGCCGCCGCCTCGCGCCGGCAGCTCTCCAGCAGGGCGGCGAAATCGGCCGGGTCGTCCACCCGCCGCATGCCCTTGCCGCCGCCGCCGGCCACCGCCTTGATGAGCACCGGCCAGCCGATCGCCTCCGCTTCCGCGCGCAGCCTCTCCGGGGACTGGTCCGCGCCGAGATAGCCGGGCGTCACCGGCACCTGCGCCGCGATCATGCGCTGCTTGGCGGCATCCTTCAGCCCCATCGCGCGAATGCTGGCCGCCGGCGCGCCCACCCAGACGAGCCCCGCCGCCTGCACCGCCTCGGCGAACCCGGCATTCTCGCTGAGGAAGCCGTAGCCGGGATGGATCGCCTCGGCGCCGGTCGCGGCGGCGGCGGCCAGGATCCGCTCCTGCACCAGATAGCTCTCCCGCGCCGGCGAGGGACCGATATGCACCGCCTCGTCGGCCATGCGCACGTGCGGCGCCCGCGCGTCCGCATCGGAATGGACGGCGACCGTGCGCACGCCCAGCCGCCGCGCGGTACGGATGATCCGGCAGGCGATCTCGCCCCGATTGGCGATGAGGAGTGAGTTCAGCATGACGGCGCTTTCTCAAGATCCTCCCCGGCACGGGGAGGGGGACCATGCGCAGCATGGTGGAGGGGGTGCGCGACACGCGCTGCGATGGCGGCGGTGACGGCATCGGGATCACACAGGATATCGGCCGCGGCGATGCGGACGACGGTCAAACCATTGGCCGCCATGAATCGATCGCGCGCGGCATCGTGCCTCGCTTTGTTGCCCATGTCGTGCGCGATGCCATCGATCTCGACGACCAGCCCGCTCGCGCGACAGAAGAAGTCGACCACATAAGGGCCGACCGGATGCTGCCGGCGGAACTTTACGCCTGCTTGTCCGCCCCGCAAGCGGGTCCAGAGCAGAACCTCCGGCAACGACATCGCGCGCCGCAATCGCCGCGCCACCGCGACTTCGGGCCGACGGAGTTGCCGGGCACCCCCTCCACCAGCCTGCGGCTGGTCCCCCTCCCCGTTTCGGGGAGGATCCGAGGCAGCCATCGTCGTCACATCCGGAACACGCCGAACTGCGCGCGCTCGGGGATCGGGGCGTTCAGCGTGGCGGCGAAGGCGAGGCCCAGCACGTCCCTTGTCTGCGCCGGGTCGATGATGCCGTCGTCCCACAGGCGGGCGGTGGCGTAATAGGGGTTGCCCTCATCCTCATATTTGCGGCGGATCGGCGCCTTGAACGCCTCGGCCTCCTCCGCCGTCCACGTCTCCGCGTCGCGGTGCACCGTGGCGAGCACGGCGGCCGCCTGCTCGCCGCCCATCACGCTGATCCGCGCATTGGGCCAGCTGAACAGGAAGCGCGGCGAATAGGCCCGCCCGCACATGCCGTAATTGCCCGCGCCGAAGCTGCCGCCGATCAGCACCGTGATCTTCGGCACGCTCGCCGTCGCCACCGCCGTCACCAGCTTGGCGCCGTGCTTGGCGATCCCCTCCGCCTCATACTTCCCGCCCACCATGAAGCCGGAGATGTTCTGCAGGAACAGCAGCGGCACGCGCCGCTGGCAGGCCAGCTCGATGAAGTGGGCGCCCTTCTGCGCGCTCTCGGAAAAGAGCACGCCGTTGTTCGCCAGGATCGCCACCGGCATCCCCCAGATGCGGGCGAAGCCGCACACCAGGGTGGTGCCGTAGAGCGGCTTGAACGCGTGGAACTCGCTGCCGTCGACGATGCGGCCGATCACCTCGTGCACGTCGTAGGGCGCGCGCACGTCCTGCGGCACGATGCCGTAGAGCTCGGCCGGGTCCAGCCGTGGCGGGCGCGGCGGCTGGATGTCGATGTCGACCGCCTTCGGCCGGTTCAGGGTCGCGACGATGTCGCGGACGATCAGCAGCGCATGCTCGTCATTCTCGGCGACATGATCGACCACGCCGGATCGGCGGCCGTGCGTTTCCGCCCCGCCCAGCTCCTCGGCGGAGATCACCTCCCCCGTCGCCGCCTTCACCAGCGGCGGCCCGGCCAGGAAGATCGTGCCCTGGTCGCGCACGATCACCGTCTCGTCGGACATGGCCGGCACATAGGCGCCGCCGGCCGTGCAGCTGCCCATCACGCAGGCGATCTGCGGGATCC encodes:
- a CDS encoding epoxide hydrolase family protein, whose product is MTPFTIAVPDETLRDLQERLARTRPAGDTGFARWDDGTPPDYAQALVAHWRDRFDWRAREAALNRFDQVRGEIDGTRLHCIHQRGIGPAPLPLLLVHGYPDSIWRFEKIIPLLTDPGAHGGDPADAFHVVAPSLPGYGWSDPLAEAGGTFRFGDLFAGLMSTLGYDRYGAHGGDWGSTVVELLARSHARHVAGIHLTDVPFWHSFDAPKDPSPAEARFLAESKAWQMQHGAYTMIQGTRPATPATALADSPAGLAAWIVEKFREWSDCGGDVETRFSKDELLTNVMIYWATGTIGSAFLPYRDFTKAGATRWLKEAARGWLGSDATPAAFALFPKDIGTPPRAWAKRFFNVTRWTEMPRGGHFAAYEEPELLAEDIRAFFRDKRA
- a CDS encoding DUF1801 domain-containing protein, which encodes MSTEADLTPAELIDRRIAELGDWRGDMLARLRALIRQAEPAVIEEWKWRGVPIWSRDGIICTGETYGKVVKLTFMKGAAVADPAGLFNASLEGNTRRAIDFAEGVEVDDEAFRALIRSAAALNTPRKRR
- a CDS encoding M15 family metallopeptidase codes for the protein MPLAISLGVLLNAAATLYARATRPGTPPAIAVAPPAERSGETVARELDRLVSAYPDHLRGHDGTSLLWRAGPPTPIGRADPARAAQRIVDAPTVRDIFAWPYPLGPATAPAGDPGRARPAALFTRMYGDCAKGEVEPHLVPVRWVGGRSLRFTRINGAAAALEAAARDLEALGPAYARYLWPTSGSYACRAIAGTEARSMHGYGAAIDLASRYGDYWRWSRSGVPGRTIPPAIVAVFERHGFIWGGKWAHFDSFHFEYRPEIIAVARDRAAASS
- a CDS encoding caspase family protein, with the translated sequence MIQRLFLFVTLLLTASAACAAGGKVALVISNAAYANAGQLGNPPNDARIVAEAARKAGFQSVTLAANLSLADFQRALRDFRGRAEGAEVAMVYYAGHGIEGSGKNWLIPVDAKLNSGLDLAYEAIDLDRVMEAISGAQVRMVILDACRNNPFGRSWRSGTRAVARGLGGVDVDDVLVIYAAAPGQTASDGTGGNSPFAVSLARRMVQPDLPIQLLGGAVRDDVLKSTNGEQRPFISASITGTPVYLVPRTAAGGGPATAAAAPAPAPTVDAATLDALTWQGAVSANSREAFEEYRRQFPNGRFASLAEQNLARIGKAAARPAEVASADTIAPAAGSAIVPRVLLPESSTRALSRAELAKLSPGELRIARNEIYARHGRIFTSPDLERYFSRFPWYRPKPAAPITLSAIEQKNVLLMQAEEKERAAGH
- a CDS encoding GlsB/YeaQ/YmgE family stress response membrane protein; this translates as MGIILMLIVGGILGWLASIVMRTDAQQGIFLNVVVGVVGALLAGFILTPILGGAPITSGAFDIRSLLVSFLGAVVLLAIVNLVRRGAVR
- a CDS encoding flagellin; protein product: MTVINTNSAALRAQNASRNASMDMSQAMERLSSGKRINSAKDDAAGLAVATRMTSDIRGLTVAIRNANDGISLAQTAESAMGDVTNILQRMRELGVQSANGTISDGDRANLQIEVSQLKDQIGNIASRTTFNNIAIVNGGTANATTGLTADATFSLQTGVKANETVSMSSISLKTTDIGADRSRAAIPTTTSNVTTAQATYNTTPNATNKTALDNAKAAAAAAPSDINEVDFSTAANATAALAVVDRALTQVTAGRANLGAVQNRLDATVDNLTSTSTNLTDARSRIEDADFSVETTALAKSQILSQAATAMLAQANQSQQGVLSLLR
- a CDS encoding DUF1993 domain-containing protein, with protein sequence MTVSLYTATVPQFRQLLTQVGRLIDKAEAFCGERGIAPDEIVEARLHEDMLPFAYQVKSTAVHSIGAIRGVEAGLFTPDRTTPPADFAGLRRLIEETIVTLAALDPAAVDALAERDMRFEAGPRRLDFTGAGFLLSFSMPNFYFHATTAYGILRSRGVALGKMDYIGRPAVKG
- a CDS encoding MaoC family dehydratase gives rise to the protein MAGRFFEEWHVGDGIVHEIRRTVTETDNLLFSTMTHNPQPLHLDAEAAKASEFGRILVNGTFTFALMVGLSVGDTTLGTLVANLGYDRLVMPKPVFIGDTMRAGSEVTELRESRSRPDAGIVTFAHHLTNQRDEIVCQCLRSALIRRRPPHPEERP
- a CDS encoding acetyl/propionyl/methylcrotonyl-CoA carboxylase subunit alpha; amino-acid sequence: MLNSLLIANRGEIACRIIRTARRLGVRTVAVHSDADARAPHVRMADEAVHIGPSPARESYLVQERILAAAAATGAEAIHPGYGFLSENAGFAEAVQAAGLVWVGAPAASIRAMGLKDAAKQRMIAAQVPVTPGYLGADQSPERLRAEAEAIGWPVLIKAVAGGGGKGMRRVDDPADFAALLESCRREAAASFGDDRVLIEKYILSPRHIEVQVFGDTHGNVVHLFERDCSLQRRHQKVIEEAPAPGMDEATRASICAAAVKAARAVDYVGAGTIEFIADGSAGLRADRIWFMEMNTRLQVEHPVTEAITGQDLVEWQLRVASGEPLPRRQEDLRIRGWAMEARLYAENPATGFLPSTGPLERLRLPRGIRVDSGVEEGGEVTPFYDPMIAKLIVQAETRAAAAARLARAAAKVEVWPVRTNAAFLARAAAHPDFVAGHVDTGFIERHLAALVPAADPSAAVCAAAAAALVPARSGDPWTDLTGFRANAPAERRIALEIAGQPHLVDLDADAPAARAIATDEGRVLFSAGEAWAFGPPRADDVAGGAAASDGAIVAPMPGRIVTVLVADGATVAKGERLVVLEAMKMEQALVAPFNGIVAELKAREGGQVAEGTLLVRIAPADG
- a CDS encoding endonuclease domain-containing protein — translated: MARRLRRAMSLPEVLLWTRLRGGQAGVKFRRQHPVGPYVVDFFCRASGLVVEIDGIAHDMGNKARHDAARDRFMAANGLTVVRIAAADILCDPDAVTAAIAARVAHPLHHAAHGPPPRAGEDLEKAPSC
- a CDS encoding carboxyl transferase domain-containing protein; the protein is MTITTLVDPAGEAFAANAAHNRALAADLRGRIAAAALGGSAAHRERHVSRGKLLPRDRVHRLLDPASPFLEVGALAANGMYGEVDGQGGAPGAGVIAGIGRVQGRECMILANDPTVKGGAYFPMTVKKHLRAQEIAQQNRLPCIYLVDSGGANLPHQAEVFPDRDHFGRIFYNQAQMSAEGIPQIACVMGSCTAGGAYVPAMSDETVIVRDQGTIFLAGPPLVKAATGEVISAEELGGAETHGRRSGVVDHVAENDEHALLIVRDIVATLNRPKAVDIDIQPPRPPRLDPAELYGIVPQDVRAPYDVHEVIGRIVDGSEFHAFKPLYGTTLVCGFARIWGMPVAILANNGVLFSESAQKGAHFIELACQRRVPLLFLQNISGFMVGGKYEAEGIAKHGAKLVTAVATASVPKITVLIGGSFGAGNYGMCGRAYSPRFLFSWPNARISVMGGEQAAAVLATVHRDAETWTAEEAEAFKAPIRRKYEDEGNPYYATARLWDDGIIDPAQTRDVLGLAFAATLNAPIPERAQFGVFRM